From the genome of Roseofilum reptotaenium CS-1145, one region includes:
- a CDS encoding helix-turn-helix domain-containing protein, whose translation MSQQSSFRNLLYASSEWDDCHPLERLRKERTTLKQKEVASILGAAESTYRGWMAKDKEPPLSSGQIQTLCRILDITFDEYCDLFKDYED comes from the coding sequence AAATTTATTGTATGCCTCCTCTGAGTGGGACGATTGTCATCCATTGGAGCGACTTCGCAAGGAGCGAACGACTTTGAAGCAGAAGGAAGTCGCGTCAATCCTTGGTGCAGCAGAAAGCACGTACCGGGGATGGATGGCAAAAGATAAAGAGCCGCCCTTAAGCTCTGGGCAAATTCAGACGCTTTGCAGAATCCTTGATATCACCTTCGATGAGTATTGCGACCTATTTAAGGACTATGAGGATTAA